DNA from Tripterygium wilfordii isolate XIE 37 chromosome 4, ASM1340144v1, whole genome shotgun sequence:
TGTAATAAACTGATATTATAATGTTATTAGAATTTCATCAATAGTCAGTCACAAATTCTCATCAATACGTTCTTCAGAACAAAAAATACATCACTAATAAGGCAGACAAAATGATTCAGGTATGCATAGATCACTAATAACATTGTTCAGTCATACAAAAATCATGATGAAATTGTGTAATTGTtcctttcaagtctaaaaaaaaacaaatttaggGGAAAAATTCAAATATCAGCAAATCATTgtcacacacaaaaacacattTCAGATTGTATGATTCTCGACTTATGTGATAAATGAGTCCGAATAATTACTTACAAGTTTTGGACGTTACTCTTCTTCTCATAGAGAGTCCGAATCAGAGTGCTCCAGTGACGGCCACCATGAGAAGATGCTCCACCTTTGTGTCGTGATCCATTGTTAGAATCGGAGTGCTAAACCATCGTCTATGGAGGTCTGGTTTCCAGATCTTTCTTTTCGtatgagagaagaagagaaacgtatgagagaaagagaaatgggGAAGAGAAAATATCAGGGTTTATGTCAGAGTGGTCTTGGAATGTGTACCACAAAGCCTGcccaaatatatttttgatttgTGTTCTATTTTAAAATTGCCATGTCATGTGGTTGATGTGGCTTGCCACATAGGCTTATGTACACTTATGTATCTTTGTCTATGTATGACTAGCACTACCGAATGAAAATAGATAGAATTTAACATTGTGTAACACAACACTGAAACTAGAATATGAGATATATATAAAAGTggtatttttcttcttgttttatattttacaaAGACATATCATATCTATTTATAGGAGAAAACTCAACCATATTGTTGGTATTTCATAGTTACATGTTTTTACGATTCCCACTATTTagctatcttttttttttgaaaggtcaaAAGACCTAACTTGATTGTATTAGTTTAAAATCAATACAAAGTACCACATCATATGATAATTTTCTCCACCCAATAGGTAGACGAAACTCATCAAGACAAGACCCAATAATAAACGAACACAAATTACATTTTATCGATACCAACGAATATCGTAGGAACTACAATGGGTAGAGAACCCAActctagagaaaaaaaaatgaaaacataccAAATAAACTGAGGACTATAGTCTTCGTACTGAGATAGGATTGAAAAAATAGATTTGCATCTATAGAACTAGATCTATCAGTTTGAAACCGCATCCAAGACATAtctggcaatttgagacaacatCAAAGCAGATATGGAAACATAAGCAGATCCAGGTGTAGATCAAAAGAGATCGACCATCATCATTATCTTAATTGTCGCACTGATATTGTCAATCAACAAACCCACAGGTACAAAACGTAGAGAACTCAAATTATTCAGCAAGCATACTAAAGCTGCCCaacgagaaagaaagaaaacaaaaagggagGAGGTGGAGAACCACACCCAATCCGACTGATGGTGAACAAAATTTTGGAGAAGTCGAGAGAGTTTGAGAAGTTTTCTCACCATTTCAACTATCTTGATCCAACCATTTTAGCATAGTAAGGAGTTTgttattgaaatttatttaaacCTTAAATCTGACCAAATGAATTTGGTTAAAATTAATTTAGAGTTTTGGATTTAAAATTTAGAGTTTAATGTTTGATGTTTAGAATTTGAGTTTAGGGtattaaaaattagaatttaaaattttagtgcTTCCGATTGCTTATTCAACTACTTTGACTGCCCAATCCTCTTAGAACATCATAAAAATGTGGAGATGTTTCCTTCATTCATATGATCATAAGTACTGGATAAGCAATGACAGGAGAAGAAAGCCTTTTTTAAGGGAAGAAAACACACTTCATTACAAAACACTATCAGTCTCATAAAAATTACAAGCCAAATGAAAAACAGACCATATTGACAAAAAACCCAACAGCACTCACTTAACCACTCAACAACAAAAGATGCAAAGAACTTAACTATCAAAACACAGACACCTATTTTCAACCCATATCATATAATTGTAGTAATGACACTTTAGTACACCACCATCCACACAGGGATTTCATGGCAGAGGAGAATGTTCATGGCTCAGGAAGTGCTCCCATATCAACTTCAAGGTGTCTTCAAGCATGACAGAGACCGAGTCTTGCAACTTGTGTTCCTGAAATTTGAAAGACGTAAAATCATGAACTTTTCCCCGTCAGCGCATTATTAGTTGCAGAAAAACACGTATGGTGATTCAATTGACACAATAAGCTGTAGCATTCAACGATAAATTCATGAAACATGTCCATGTTGGAAACAAGAATCAATTGTCAAATTTGTTTGGATACTAAGCAAATGCAAGCTCGAGTTCAATTGGTGGAGTCAGCAATTACCTGCAATTCTGAGACGATTCCTTTCAACTTCAGCACAATCTCGTTCGTAGCTTCCCCAGTCGAAGTTTTGAAATCAAATCGATCAGCACGTCTTACCTTGAGCCTCAAAGATGGACTATTGTATGTTTTCGATATCGTGTGCCAAACCCCAATGACGTTGTATCTATCTCTATCTCCAGAAGATGCTTTTCCAACAGGCCATCTCAGTCCGCCCTTTACATCTGTATCTGGAACTGCAcaattgatcaattctctaatGCTACACTTCTCATCGTCCTGGAAGAATATTACTCATTATTAGGGTAGACATTCATGGAGAAACGATAATTTTCATTATTATGCAGCGACTCAAAATAAATTCGTTATTGAGTGCATGGTTGCATAATAACTTACAGTCAGAGATGTTAAGATCCTCTTGGCACAGAACATTAGCCTCAGGTCTCTACTTTTTTCAAGGCAAGATATGTCTATAACCATGTGACGAATTTGGTTGAGTTCAACCTGTAAGAAAACTAATATAAGCCTCCATAATTAATTGAAAGGGGCAATAGTATCAAGAAAACTTTGAAACagtaaagtaaaataaaatgacTCATATCATGGACTGATATAACTAAATTAGTCGGAAAAGAACATACACAAAACGTGACACAAGCAGAAACGTTCTATACGTTCATACACGTCAATAAACAAGCAGCTCTCTACCCTCTCCTTTAATAAGATAAATACCACTCCATAAACAAAAGATAACTTGCCTTATAGAGTTCAAGCCTGTTTTCATTTGTCACACTGCATTTGCATGAAATGAGTGCATCTTGTCTTCTGCTATCAGACAGCTACACAAGAAAAAGCTTAAAGAATAAATAGGCAAAAtataaaagcaaaaaagaagagcaaACGGAGGTATTAGAACTAGCACTACCTTTACATGGTATATGTCCTTCTCGTCTTCAAAATCCACTCCAATTTCTGGGGCAACTACATCGACAATATTTTCCATATATGATGTAGGAACACTCGTGTAAAATGTTCTTCTTAATTGTCTCAGAGTAGCTTCAGCAACTTCACTTTCTTTAATGCCCTCAAGGCTCACAGAAGGGCTCCTGCATAAAGaagattaagaaagtcaaatgTGACTTATTGCACAAACATATAGCTAACACGAGACTTGCATGTTTCGCATTACCAATATTAATAGAAGctacaaatttatcaaaaaaaaaaaaaagctacaaAAAGTTGAAGCCAAATGAGTATTAACCGCACCCAATTATAGCTAATTGGAACTACGTACGAAACCAAATCAATATGATGTTTGAAATGACGAGTACTTAACTACCACTTCTTGGTATTGGCTAGTGGAAAAACAGACCAGATTATTTTGACAGATTAGGCAGTCACCACACAATAATTCATTTCCAAGATCTGACATTAAGATAAATCTACCGAGAAGAAACACTAGCACAACTCACTCAAATAAGACCTATATTTTGATATCAAAACTCCCAAGAATCAAAAACCTTATGAGAATAAAAGAAATCTAAATCACTTACCCATGGAAAAGAACTTTACCAAATCTAGCAACCAACACTGGCTTTATTACTTCTAACTCATGAAAATCCATCTCATTTTTCATGATTTCAAAAGTAGATAAGATGTCTTGTAATACTGTTCCACTTATTGATGCCCACGGTCTTCTCCAAATGCTCCCGCTTTGATCATTACACTCTtctgttaaaaagaaaaatggaaaaaagaaagaaaagaacagCATTGTAAGGTTATTAAGTAAAAAAGAATCAACTCAAAACCTGAAAACAACAAAGCGCATAAACTCAAGCAACTTTAAACTGACCAAATACCAACCTCTCATCAGATGACTGTTGACCAAAGCCAGAGGCTTTCCTACCGTTCTCCGCTCAAAGGCTTCGAGGGAAACCCGCTCAAGATTAACAGAAGCAGGAAATTGGTCAGCCTGAGTCGAACCAACCATAAACCATCTAGATATGGCATTGTTTGCATATACAATCTTTCCACTTCTCTCTATATAAGATTTTGCTGACTTTAAATTTGTGTATCTCTTAAACCGAGGAACAAGAAACTCTGGGGTTGGCGATAACTTCTCTAGAACCATTGAATGCCGCTTGTGAGGAGGAATGTAAGCCATAGGGTTAAGACGAGTTATGACAGGCTGAAAGGCAGAATGAAAGAACTATCAGGAAGAAGATTTGAGGATACATAATTAACAAATATACAACACAATTAAACAAAAGAGCCAGCCAAGACAAAACTTTTAGTCGCCTCCCTCGCGCCAGCAATTTGGACAATATATTCCATAATACCTAATTACAGTATAGTAGATacaattgttaaaaaaaagtataCATCTTCCTGATCCTCTTATGCTTGCTTTCTTCATAATCGACAGGCCAATTCAATGAACACTTTCAGCTTGTTGCtcatagataaaaaaagaaatctaCAATCCCAATTTATCAAACTAACTCTTAACACAACTCCATAACTAAATCCACACTCCGCTGAATATGGTAAAAGTACAAAACTTCCTTGAAGGCAGCATTTCTTATAGATTCCTCTGATTTCCCAGCAGCCAAACATAGGGGATAGCTATCAAGTTCAATCACAATATACTTTTTTTCTGTCTCCCATAAACCCCATAAAAGTACGAAGACAGAAAAGAgtgcatttttatttatgattcaGATACTGGGATACCGATTAGCAGCTGAAAAGTTTAAAAGAAAACACTACGAAAACATCAAGTGGCAATAAACCCAGTAACTATTCGTTGGACAACAAAAAACAGAGTATCTATGGCTACTGAGAAAACTACGCGATTCAATTCCCacaaaaataaacaagcaaaCCCAATCGACTGACTTCACTCTAAACTACTGCAGTTTcactttctcttttgtttcatcTTTTGAAATCAAACCCATGTCGCATAAACTATTTTGATCAACCCCAAACAGGATAAATAAGATTATCTCACCTGATCTTGAAAGTCGATGAATCACGTGAAATCAACTGAACTCAAACGTTGtgcaatgtatgtgtgtgtgtgtatatatatatagacactcgaagggaaaaaatagaaaaggcaGTGAGAGACTTGTTCATGCTGGTTTAGTAACTCCTTCTCTTCCAAGTTGTTGCTGTTTCAAGTTGAGACAACTTGCTTGGGGAGTTTGAAAGGACAGATCACAGatgaaataattgttttttcttttgggatcttttattacttttaaataaaaattctcCATTTTACAATTCACATAGCCGATTTAATATTTAGACGGCATTTGGAGGGTGGA
Protein-coding regions in this window:
- the LOC119997298 gene encoding uncharacterized protein LOC119997298, yielding MAYIPPHKRHSMVLEKLSPTPEFLVPRFKRYTNLKSAKSYIERSGKIVYANNAISRWFMVGSTQADQFPASVNLERVSLEAFERRTVGKPLALVNSHLMREECNDQSGSIWRRPWASISGTVLQDILSTFEIMKNEMDFHELEVIKPVLVARFGKVLFHGSPSVSLEGIKESEVAEATLRQLRRTFYTSVPTSYMENIVDVVAPEIGVDFEDEKDIYHVKLSDSRRQDALISCKCSVTNENRLELYKVELNQIRHMVIDISCLEKSRDLRLMFCAKRILTSLTDDEKCSIRELINCAVPDTDVKGGLRWPVGKASSGDRDRYNVIGVWHTISKTYNSPSLRLKVRRADRFDFKTSTGEATNEIVLKLKGIVSELQEHKLQDSVSVMLEDTLKLIWEHFLSHEHSPLP